A part of Ziziphus jujuba cultivar Dongzao chromosome 8, ASM3175591v1 genomic DNA contains:
- the LOC107414570 gene encoding pentatricopeptide repeat-containing protein At3g49170, chloroplastic encodes MPPSLAFSVPSPSKLVLPSVKPQQNPNPSDQNLSLRNLSFEPLNNRLIRNLNEGHLRKAISTLDLMVQHGTHPDLTTYSLLLKTCIRSRNFDLGRVVHAQLDRSKLELDSVTLNSLISLYSKSGDWEKANAIFESMGNKRNLISWSAIVSCFGNNGMESEAIGAFINMLENGFCPNEYCFAAVIRACSNTNYVWVGKMVFGFVIKSGYFDSDMSVGCALIDMWAKGVGDVEAANKVFEKMPERNAVAWTLMMTRFAQLDCAKEAIGLFLDMILHGYEPDQFAFSSVMAACSRLGLLSFGKQLHSYIIRSGLALDRSVGCCLVDMYAKCAIDGSVDDSRKIFDCMPNHNVMSWTAIITGYVQSGGCDEEAIKLFQEMILNHVFPNHFTFSSILKACANLSDMLTGKQIHALAVKLGLASVNCVGNSLIHMYAQSGQMEDFQRAFDILFDKNLISYNTMVDAYAKNLNLEEAFYLFYEIEEMGFRATDFALSSLLSGVASTGAIGKGEQVHGRILKSGFESNQCVANALVSMYSRCGNIDAAFQVFHEMGDRNVITWTSIITGFSKHGNAARAMAMFHEMLQAGIRPNEITYTAVLSACSHAGLVSEGWKHFNSMHLKHGIAPGMEHYACMVDMLGRSGFLIDAFEFIKSMPFEADALIWRTFLGACRSHGNRELGKHAAKMHLMQNPHDPAAYLLLSNLYASTDQWEEVAKIRKNMKERNLIKEAGSSWIEVENKLYKFHVGDTSHPKAREIYEELKQLASKIKKLGYVPNTDWVLHDVEDEQKEQYLLQHSEKIAVAFGLINTSKSRPIRVFNNLRVCGDCHTAIKFISVATGREIVLRDSNRFHHIKDGTCSCNDYW; translated from the coding sequence ATGCCGCCGAGCCTGGCTTTCTCTGTTCCCTCTCCCTCCAAGCTCGTCTTGCCTTCTGTAAAACCCCAACAGAACCCTAACCCTTCCGACCAAAATCTTTCACTGAGAAATCTCAGCTTCGAACCCCTTAACAACCGTCTGATCCGCAACCTCAATGAGGGCCACCTCCGCAAAGCAATCTCTACCCTTGATCTCATGGTCCAGCACGGGACCCACCCGGACCTCACCACCTATTCCCTCCTCCTCAAAACCTGTATTAGGTCCCGCAATTTCGATCTCGGCAGGGTCGTTCATGCCCAGTTGGATCGGTCAAAGCTTGAGCTTGATTCCGTCACTCTTAACTCTTTGATTAGCTTGTACTCGAAAAGTGGGGATTGGGAAAAAGCAAATGCCATCTTCGAAAGCATGGGAAATAAGAGGAATTTGATTTCTTGGAGTGCAATTGTGTCGTGCTTTGGGAATAATGGTATGGAATCTGAAGCTATCGGTGCGTTTATTAACATGCTTGAGAATGGCTTTTGCCCCAATGAGTATTGCTTTGCCGCGGTGATTCGGGCATGTTCTAATACGAATTATGTTTGGGTTGGTAAAATGGTTTTTGGCTTTGTAATAAAAAGTGGGTATTTCGATTCTGATATGTCTGTTGGGTGTGCGTTGATAGACATGTGGGCAAAGGGTGTTGGTGATGTGGAGGCAGCAAATAAGGTGTTTGAGAAAATGCCAGAACGGAATGCGGTTGCGTGGACTTTGATGATGACCAGGTTTGCACAGTTGGACTGTGCCAAAGAGGCCATTGGTTTGTTTTTGGACATGATATTGCATGGGTATGAACCCGATCAGTTTGCGTTTAGCAGTGTCATGGCGGCTTGTTCAAGGTTAGGATTGTTATCATTTGGGAAGCAACTGCACTCTTATATCATACGGTCTGGATTGGCTTTAGATCGTTCCGTTGGTTGTTGTTTGGTGGACATGTATGCTAAGTGTGCAATTGATGGATCAGTGGATGATTCAAGGAAGATATTTGATTGTATGCCAAATCATAATGTTATGTCCTGGACGGCGATTATAACTGGATATGTACAGAGTGGAGGGTGTGATGAGGAAGCTATAAAGCTCTTTCAGGAAATGATCTTGAATCATGTTTTTCCGAATCATTTCACTTTTTCTAGTATTCTTAAGGCCTGTGCAAATCTGTCAGATATGCTTACCGGCAAACAAATTCACGCCCTTGCAGTAAAACTAGGTCTAGCATCTGTTAATTGTGTGGGAAATTCACTAATTCACATGTATGCACAGTCTGGCCAGATGGAAGATTTCCAGAGAGCCTTTGACATTCTGTTTGATAAGAATTTGATTTCTTACAACACAATGGTTGATGCGTAtgctaaaaatttaaatttggaaGAAgccttttatctattttatgaaattgaggaaATGGGCTTCAGGGCTACTGACTTTGCATTATCTAGTCTTTTGAGTGGAGTTGCCAGCACTGGTGCAATTGGTAAGGGTGAGCAAGTCCATGGTCGGATACTAAAATCAGGATTCGAGTCAAACCAGTGCGTAGCTAATGCTTTGGTTTCTATGTACTCCAGGTGTGGGAACATAGACGCTGCTTTTCAAGTGTTCCATGAGATGGGGGATCGAAATGTTATAACTTGGACTTCAATTATAACAGGCTTTTCAAAACATGGAAATGCAGCAAGGGCCATGGCAATGTTCCATGAAATGCTTCAGGCTGGTATAAGACCAAACGAGATAACCTATACTGCCGTTTTATCAGCTTGCAGTCATGCTGGTTTGGTTTCTGAGGGATGGAAACACTTCAACTCAATGCACCTAAAACATGGTATTGCCCCAGGAATGGAACATTATGCATGCATGGTTGATATGCTGGGTCGATCAGGATTTCTTATAGATGCTTTTGAGTTCATAAAGTCGATGCCCTTTGAGGCTGATGCTCTAATCTGGCGTACATTTCTCGGAGCTTGTCGAAGCCATGGTAACAGAGAACTCGGAAAACACGCGGCAAAGATGCATCTTATGCAGAACCCACATGATCCTGCTGCATATCTTTTGTTATCCAATTTATATGCTTCCACGGATCAATGGGAAGAAGTGGCCAAAATCAGAAAGAATATGAAGGAGAGGAATTTGATTAAAGAAGCTGGTTCGAGCTGGATAGAGGTTGAAAATAAGTTGTACAAATTTCATGTTGGGGATACTTCACACCCGAAAGCTCGTGAGATTTATGAGGAACTGAAACAGTTGgcttcaaaaataaagaaactagGCTATGTCCCCAACACAGATTGGGTACTTCATGATGTGGAGGATGAACAAAAAGAGCAATATTTGCTTCAACACAGCGAGAAAATAGCAGTGGCGTTTGGTCTTATTAACACATCCAAATCAAGACCCATAAGAGTATTTAACAATCTCCGTGTTTGTGGAGACTGTCACACTGCAATTAAGTTCATTTCGGTGGCGACAGGGAGAGAAATAGTGCTGAGAGATTCAAACCGGTTTCATCACATTAAGGATGGCACATGTTCCTGTAATGATTATTGGTAA
- the LOC107414614 gene encoding protein phosphatase 2C 51, with protein sequence MRQKPNPHLTPFNDLRQTMPDSGDVSQFSVTETKNVRRKRLKIRQLKFTCQTKVHVAVTGGKLENSSDSDDDDGRKEIKKESSDKIQKDDHPVKISVSLSSSSQNDTVLSSTECLRRFDRGSFGVLSVIGRRREMEDAVKAELGFAVKGGEEFDFFAVYDGHGGSHVATACSERLHEVIAEEILLEKGGVGINDVKVDWEKVMEGCFSKMDEELSDVAAARTVGSTAVVALVAEGEVVVANCGDCRAVMSRAGVPLPLSTDHKPYRPDELMRIEAAGGRVINWNGYRVLGVLATSRSIGDQYLRPFVISKPEVTVTKRSNEDEFLILASDGLWDVISNEVACQVVKRCLEGKMRRINSKEVVNESSNRTSEAAAVLAELAMARGSKDNISVIVVELKKNLPS encoded by the exons ATGAGGCAGAAGCCTAACCCTCACTTAACACCGTTCAACGATCTCCGGCAAACTATGCCGGATTCCGGCGATGTTAGCCAATTCTCCGTCACCGAAACCAAGAATGTTCGCCGGAAACGATTGAAAATTAGGCAACTGAAGTTCACGTGTCAGACGAAGGTCCACGTCGCGGTCACAGGAGGTAAATTAGAGAACTCCTCCGATAGCGACGACGACGACGGCCGCAAAGAGATCAAGAAAGAATCGTCggataaaatccaaaaagacgACCATCCGGTGAAGATATCCGTATCGCTATCTTCATCGTCGCAAAACGATACTGTATTATCGAGTACGGAGTGTTTGAGAAGGTTTGACCGCGGAAGTTTCGGAGTCTTATCGGTGATAGGGAGGAGGAGGGAAATGGAAGATGCGGTGAAAGCGGAGCTGGGTTTCGCGGTGAAAGGAGGTGAAGAGTTCGATTTCTTCGCCGTGTACGACGGACACGGCGGATCGCACGTGGCAACGGCCTGCAGTGAGAGGCTGCACGAAGTGATTGCGGAGGAAATATTGTTGGAGAAGGGTGGAGTAGGAATAAACGACGTTAAGGTCGATTGGGAAAAAGTGATGGAGGGGTGTTTTAGTAAAATGGATGAGGAGTTGAGCGATGTTGCTGCGGCGAGGACCGTTGGTTCGACGGCGGTTGTGGCGTTGGTGGCGGAGGGGGAGGTTGTGGTGGCCAATTGTGGGGATTGTAGGGCGGTGATGTCAAGAGCCGGTGTTCCGTTGCCTTTGTCCACTGATCACAAG CCTTACAGGCCTGATGAGTTGATGAGAATTGAAGCAGCTGGTGGAAGGGTGATAAACTGGAACGGATATCGTGTTTTAGGGGTTCTCGCTACTTCCAGATCTATAG GTGACCAATACCTGAGGCCATTTGTAATATCGAAACCGGAAGTGACAGTGACGAAGCGGAGCAATGAGGATGAATTCCTGATACTAGCAAGTGATGGTTTGTGGGATGTGATATCAAACGAAGTTGCGTGTCAGGTAGTGAAGAGATGTCTTGAGGGTAAAATGAGGAGAATAAACTCCAAAGAGGTTGTCAATGAAAGCAGCAACCGCACATCTGAGGCAGCAGCAGTGCTGGCGGAGTTAGCAATGGCTCGAGGCAGCAAAGACAACATTAGTGTCATAGTCGTTGAGCTCAAGAAAAACCTGCCTAGCTAG